From Centropristis striata isolate RG_2023a ecotype Rhode Island chromosome 16, C.striata_1.0, whole genome shotgun sequence, a single genomic window includes:
- the gja10a gene encoding gap junction protein alpha 10 a, whose protein sequence is MGDWNLLGSILEEVHIHSTIVGKIWLTILFIFRMLILGAAAEDVWDDEQSEFVCNTDQPGCKAVCYDRAFPISLIRFWVLQVIFVSAPSLVYMGHALYCIRTLEKERHRRRALLKEELDEVELALEEQKRVERELRRLDEQRKVKKAPLRGSLLRTYIIHILTRSLVEVCFILGQYVLYGIQLEPLYRCERLPCPNSVDCYISRPTEKTIFMVFMIAIAGVSLFLNLLEISHLGLRKIKQTLYGERYTEDDSLVYKSKKKSLPNLCVMSNVSPHNGPLTQTFKVIPEADMRPPYYNSGLKANQDAARHSQTSYICPQARMPTRSGQNCAIQDTKTHEGPEVQTAMVDHHPAWASTMSNVEGSATSHHEYPGEGEHPNPSHFEALLSCSALRSSALKALDEVERRESMGSEVLISNPRKTSFMTRPPSESLSSISGSSSLSLHTSEESDELGSLQGDMPMMPPAGGRRMSMVKHVSGYLLYHEEVKWRGLHHGRRS, encoded by the exons ATGGGTGACTGGAACCTGCTGGGCAGCATCCTAGAAGAGGTTCACATTCATTCCACCATCGTGGGCAAAATCTGGCTTACCATACTCTTCATCTTCCGCATGCTGATCCTAGGAGCAGCTGCTGAGGACGTATGGGACGACGAGCAGTCCGAGTTTGTCTGCAATACTGACCAGCCAGGCTGCAAGGCGGTCTGCTATGACCGTGCCTTCCCAATCTCCCTCATTCGCTTCTGGGTCCTGCAGGTCATCTTTGTCTCTGCACCCTCGCTGGTCTACATGGGCCACGCCCTCTACTGCATCCGAACACTGGAGAAAGAGCGCCACCGCAGACGGGCCCTGCTGAAGGAGGAGCTGGATGAGGTTGAGTTGGCACTGGAGGAACAAAAACGCGTGGAGAGGGAGCTGAGGAGGCTGGACGAGCAGAGGAAGGTAAAGAAGGCTCCTCTCAGAGGCTCTCTGCTGAGAACCTACATCATCCATATCCTTACACGCTCTTTGGTGGAGGTCTGCTTCATCCTGGGCCAGTATGTACTCTATGGTATTCAACTGGAGCCCCTCTATAGGTGTGAGAGGCTGCCTTGCCCCAACAGCGTGGACTGTTACATCTCCAGACCCACAGAGAAGACCATCTTCATGGTTTTTATGATCGCCATTGCTGGCGTGTCACTTTTCCTCAACCTTCTGGAAATATCCCATCTGGGCCTAAGGAAAATCAAACAGACACTGTATGGAGAGAGGTACACAGAAGACGACAGTTTGGTTTACAAGTCCAAGAAGAAATCCTTACCAAACCTGTGTGTGATGAGTAATGTATCACCTCACAATGGGCCTTTGACTCAGACCTTCAAAGTGATTCCAGAGGCGGACATGAGGCCTCCTTATTACAACAGTGGGTTGAAAGCCAACCAAGATGCAGCAAGACACAGCCAGACCAGCTATATCTGTCCCCAAGCTAGAATGCCAACCAGGTCTGGCCAGAACTGTGCAATCCAAGACACCAAAACCCATGAAGGTCCAGAGGTCCAAACAGCTATGGTGGACCACCATCCAGCCTGGGCTTCTACCATGTCCAATGTTGAGGGGAGTGCAACAAGCCATCATGAGTATCCTGGTGAGGGAGAACACCCTAACCCCAGCCATTTTGAAGCTCTGCTGTCCTGTAGCGCCTTAAGGTCCAGTGCTCTCAAAGCCCTGGATGAGGTCGAGAGAAGGGAGTCAATGGGGAGCGAAGTCCTGATCTCTAACCCCAGGAAGACCAGCTTCATGACCAGGCCACCATCTGAAAGCCTGTCATCCATCAGTGGCTCCTCGAGCCTCTCCTTACATACCTCAGAGGAGTCGGATGAACTGGGCTCTCTGCAGGGAGACATGCCGATGATGCCGCCTGCTGGAGGCCGAAGAATGTCAATGGTGA AGCATGTTTCTGGATATCTCCTCTATCATGAAGAAGTGAAGTGGCGAGGCTTACATCATGGCCGTAGGAGCTGA